CACAGGTAGCAGGTTGTCGTCAAAGGGTCCGAACGCCGAGGCCCGTGCATGCATCATTCATGCACATCACATGGACGGTAGGGAGAGGGAGGACAGACAGACACGGCTGGAGATCTTTTCGCCGGTCGATGGCTCTGGCTGACTGGCTCCATCGCAGGAGCTGCGCTCTCGCTGCGACGCTGCCTGCCACTGCCATTCGTCAGCCATCCATCAGAGCCTATGAGGCAGGCAAGCGTCAACGTCGACGAGCGGGCACCAGTCCTCCACCGCGCCAGCCCAGACACACGCACGCACCTCGCCTCTGCAGGAGATCAGAGACCAGCATCGCATCACACCAGATACTGTTACAAAGCTTCGTGTAGGAGTCCTGGTACGCAGCACTAGCGTACAGTGTACGTACACTCTCCGTTCACCAGGGCACAGCAGAGAGCTCAGGCGTACGTGCACAGAAAAGCATGCACAGAGAATCGGTTCTGTGCTTCGGAACCACGAGGAACTCTGCCAATGGTAGTCAAAGACAAACTGATTCTAGTCTCTACGAGTAGATAAAGAACGTTTCTAGTGTTTTTCTACTAGAGATCAGAATCATCTCTATAGTAGTTTCTCCTAATTGTGGTTCTTGCTTTCCTACCTCCCATCTAGTAATCTAGAAATGTTTCAAGTCACCCTTCAAATGAAAACCACCttaccttttcttttcttttttttttttgcacatcTTATATATTTTTTATGATTCTTTTTCTTGTAAAACAATGATTTCCATCACCTTCAAGAATTAGAATCTGGCCATCTAGCCAAACGATTTGAGAAAGTGATTCTGATTCACCAGAAGAAACTGAATTCGAAACGTTTCTAAGAGACTACCAAACACGTCCTTGACACACACAACTACTGTGATCTGGTCGACGGCCAGAAGCTTTTTATACTGTATATATGCTGTTGAATTTCCCTGTCATGCTACAGCATGCATCGTCTGCGGTCTTGCAATGGAAATGGAAATGGAAATGGAAATGGAAATGGTCTGCTTTGTCCATCTACCTATAGTCCTATACACTGCACTGCTCTGATATCACTGCTATGGGGGGTTTTCTGGTGATCTGAGCAGCGTTGTCCAAAACTCCCAGCTGCTGCATTGCATTGCACATTTGCATGCCCGCGCGAATCAGCGGACCAACGGACTGTCACAGCTTCTCCACCGGGAAGCCGATGACGGGCTTGACCTCGCGCGCCATGGACCGGAGCTCCTCCACTTCCTCGTCCGTCAGGCTCCACCCCAGCGCGCCCGCGAACTCCCGGGCCTGCTCCGCGTTCTTGGCGCCAGGGATCGGCACCACGTTGCCCTGGCACACCAGCCAGTTCAGCACCACCTGATGACCAAGACACAGGCAcacatgctcatcagccatgtACGTATGTCAGAGAAGAAACACAACTGCGTACAGTAATACTGCTGTGCTGCTCGTCAATTCTGTCAGCGAATTGACGCCCTAATAGTTGAGCCAAAAGTTCCTAGGCCCAGGGCAGCATGTCAGTACAGTTTGGAATTGGATTGCTTGCTAATGTTTCATTTCATGACCAGTATTGGTTGCAGTAACTGTTGTCATTATTCTGTCACTAATAAGTTTGTTTCTTGTAAGACATGTCTGAGTCTGCACATGTGAATGTAGTACTCCTATTTGCCAATAGCGCCGACACTTTGCAAGGAGCCAAGGACAAATCATTGTAGTACAGTTGAGCTCTGATATAGGAGtagtatatatatagatatagataataGCTGGACAGAGCACCTGTGTTGAAGTCCTACCGTAGCTTCCTCCGATCTCCTTGATCCGGTTGATAAGTGGTTGGAGCTGCATGTCATGATTCAGTGGAACTTCAGTGAGTAGAGAGTGTCCAGGAACCAATAAACAATCACAAAATAGTTGGAAATGCAACCTTTGTCAGGAACTCTGGCGTGTATATCCGTCCTCGAGGCCCTTTCGGGGGATTCTCCGGAGTGTATTTCCCTGTCAGAGCACCTGAACCAAGGAAATTGATTCATACATCAAAACAATACATGCATGATTTCATACTAGATAAaggctagtgagcttagttgagtTTACCAACCAAAATAGGTACACAGTTCATATGTGTACAATCGCAGAACAACAAAAAGTGTGTGCAGAAGAAACAGGTTCTACCTTGGGCGATTGGGGAATACGCGATCAGAGTAATGCCAAGCTCATCGCAAGCCGCCTTCACCCCGTTTTCCTCCGGGTTCCTGTATATCAGACTGTAATTCACTTGGTTCGAAGCGAGTGGAATTCCCCTTTTCTTGAGGCGCTCGTAGGCATCCCGGAGACGTTTTTCTGGTACCCAGTTATGAAAAAAAAACGAAATTGGTATGGCTTAGTTTCACTGAAACAAGTGTTGGAGTTAGACATATTATATTAGTGTTGGAGTTAGACAGCAACCGCTGTAGTTTGAGACTCCAACAGCCTTTACAAGGCCTTGCTCGACAGCGTCTCCAAGGCCATCCAGGTAATCTGAATCATGCAAGATCAGTGAATTTGGTGTACTAATTAAAAACTAAAGAGGGGTTCATCAAAACTTATTTGTTAATTATTTTTGTCATACCTTCGTTGCCCCATATCCCTGGCCTGAAAAGGATATGCGAAGAGACGTTAACTGATAGAGTCGACAGAGAGAGAGGTAAAAGAAAGTTGGTTGAAAAAAGGCTGGTGAGCCCACCAATGAAGTTGGTAGAGCTCAACTGAAGAGACGCCAAGGCGATCCAACGAAGCCTTCAGCGCACAAATGACGCTCCCACGACCAAACCTCCATGGAAGAGCTGCAAACTTTGTCGCGATAGCCACTTCCACCTGTTCCTTTTGTTGCCTTTCCTTGATAAATCTGATAGAAAGAGGGGACTTCAGAACTGATACTGCACAGACTTAATTTACAGTATAAATAGATCCATGAAGAATGTTTCATGACATACCTTCCTAGTAAACTTTCTGAATTAATCGCTCCCGATATCTGAATAGCATACATTTTAAAGTAGTGTTAGATTTTACTTTATAATGAAGGGGACAGAGAACGGGTGATGAGGCATGAAGCTTTGCTGTTTGTTACCCCTGCTCCATACACTTCAGCGGTATCAAAGAAGGTTATTCCACAGTCGATACTCGCATCAAATGCTCCTTTAGCCGCCTTCAGTTTCCTATCTGGTATTTTTATCAGAGTGTTCACTCATATAAAAAGGCAGCCATTCCCATGTTTTGCAATGAAAAGTACTAGTAACGATTCAACCGAATCGGCAGGCAACTAGTAAGTAAGTGCTGTCACAGCTGAAGAGCATCTAATTTGAAACAAGGTAATGCCAGTTTCGAAAAATATTTCAGGTTGATTTGGATTTTGGTCAAAGCAGCAGGCGCGTCATATGCACCGGAAGTATGACCAGAATTTGAGGCCAACTAAAATTTCTTTCAACGAGATGCTAGTAATCAGGAGCACAAGTGTAGGATGATTTACCACACTTTCTGGCCCTGGGTCCTGGGATGGGTTTCAGTTTCACTGTGCGATTTCAACTTCAGTATCGAAGTAGACTTGTAGTACCAACCACTTGTTCAGGGTTCAGCCTACCGGTTGAGCATAAATACTGGAGAGCACCGGTAGGACCGAAAATCGGTGAAATTATGGTTGATTTTTTCAAATCTTTATAAAATTTTAGCTAAAATTTGGGGGAAAAAAAAACTGAACGAAATGAAACTTCAGTATCATAGGACAGGTGTACCAACTACCAAACCATACCAGTACGCTTTTTTTCTGAAATGCCATGCTAATCTGAAGCCAATTTCAAAGCTGCAGCAGCCTTGGCTCGTTTAGAAATGTTTTGTCCTGCAGGATTCGTCATTATTCATCTAGAAGGTTGGAGGATTCAGAAGCTCACGGGCTATACTAAAACAATGctgatttttatggcatttgtaaGTCGGTGGAAATTTCAGAGTGTAATAATTCTTACCTGGAAAGAGGTTGTAACAGCCTAGCATATAATCTTGTACTAGTATCCTAGTAATTACTAGATGTTATATAACCTGACGCGCCCTTGCAATACAGTAAGAAAAATGATTACGAGACCCTGAACCAAGAAGCACGCAAACGTACGTACCGTCCCACTGGAACTCGTTCCAGTAGGTGGTGTCGCCCCAGGACCACGCCCCGACGCCGAGCTTGGTGACGGCGACGCCGGACCCTCCCAGCGCCACCTTGCCGCCCTCCTCCCTCGCCGTGGTCGCTGCGGCGTTGGACGCCACCGCTTGGGGCGGCCGGAACGACGCCCGGCGCCGCCTGACGAGCAGGAGCGGCAGGCCGGCGCCGGAGACCTGCAGGGCCCCCGTGATCATGTCGGCGGGTagtagtagctagctagctagctacgcgCGCACGGGCTCGGGGCTCGCCGTGGGGTCGTGGAGCTGTGTTGCTGGTGGCGAGTGGCGGGGAGGAGGGGAGGCGCGAGAGATTTGTTTGGCCAGGACCAGGAGATGCTCCTGGGGAGGGTGGCGCGCAACGTGGACTCGCTGGAGGCGCACGTGTGGGGTGGGCCGTTCTGCCTGAGTGCGGCCTCTCGGCCCACTTCGCCTTGCTCCACTCCAGCATGTCCCTAGCTACTCTcgcaagaaaaaaaaaaacaaattccgtttttttttgttggttaaaaaaaaaacaaattccgTTTTAAAAAAAAACCGGTGTGTTGCAACAGAAGCAATAAAAAAAATATCATTTGATATGGAAATGATCTAACTCGGGCATCCGTCCGTGACTCCTATCCGGACGCGGCTCCCCAGGAGCGAGCCCCAAACAAAATAAAATACCCCACTCCCTCATGCTTATCCGCCCGGCCGCCCCAACTCCTTCGCGCTTATCCACCAGGCCCCGAAGCAGTCGCTCATTGTCCGTGCCCCTTCCCCCACCGTGCGCTCGTCCGCTATGGCGTCGTGCCCCACTACCCTGCGCCCCATTGCCAAGAGCGCCGCGCGCTCGTCCGCAGCCGTGCCATGCCCCACCGCCCCGCGCCCCTGTCCCAGACACTTGTGCCGCTCGCTCCCTCACCGAGCGTCCGTCCATCCGTCTCCCATCGCCATCGTGAACGCCGCTGACCCCGCTAGGGCCGCTGGGCGCATGTGCCGTGTCGCCTCAGTTCTTCCCCagccgagccaagggcacccacgagcgcggacggtgctggtggtgctcgcacgCCGCTGGCTCCGATCCTGACGACCGAAATCGACTAGCCCGgccttcccctcccctatgttgcatatgtatgtttcaagtgtttcagacgtttcatatgtatgttgcaattgtgtttatcttgatgttgcaaaagtagatagagggatgttgcatatattgcaagtgttttaattaagagacatgttgcaagcatttgttcaaaatgtttcatctatttccagacgtatgttacaaTCGTGTTTTgatcttgatgttgcatatgttgcaacaatatatttccaaatgtttcaattgttccAGTCTTATGTTACAGCAAGTGGTttaatgttgcaagttgcaagtgttttttttgtatgtttcatgtgtttcacacacatgttgcaaagcATGCTTCCAAATGTTTCCGGAGGCAAGCCAGGGGGGAGGGGCGGACGGGGGTGTTGCGGTTGGGGCACGCTGGGGCGTGCTCATCCTCAGCTGCTCATCCGGGCTCCTGAGTGTCGCTCGCTTGGGAGAGAGGAAGGGGTCAGGGGCGACTGACGGGAGTAGATAGAGGGGGCGGAGTGCAGGCGTGGGGTGGGGCAAAAGGCGAACGAGGTAGAGGCGAAGGTGGATGGGGGGCTGGCTGTAGTGGGCCTGCGACTAGGAGCTGAGCCACGGTTCAGTTCACTAGGACTTGGAGTTGCGCCTAGACGTGATGCGGGTGCTGGACGTCTGGGCGCTAGTGTCTCCATATTTAATAGCCAAGTAAAATCAAGATTATGATTATTCAACTTTGCGCTGAGCTAGTCGTTTGAACACATCATGAAGCAAAGTCAGGGTAGCAATGAGGCCTTCGGCCTTACTACGACACCTCCTCTTATCTTTCCACAGCTAACGCCCTTAGTAAGGATTTGATTTTTCTTAAAAACAGTTTATGTTTCAATTTCTCGAACATTTATCTAGTAGGGTTCCTTTTTTTTCGAAAATCATTCACCTAGCTGCTTTTGGAGTTGCTTTTCCTGAGAAAACAAGTGAAACAATATAAGAAACCAAGTTCTCATTAACCCAAACAAGCCAGAAGAGCTTCCCGAGCGGCCAGGCCGTCCACATCACCCCAATATCCTCTGACCGTTTGATTCTGAGATCAACGGTGGAGGTTGATCCCACCAGATTTTACTGCGCCTCCAAAAATATCTTCGCCTCCCTCTGTCCCTCTCTCGGTCTCTCCGTCTCTCCGCGACGGCGCAGCGGCCTGACCCGGCCGAGGCCGCGTGCTggcgcctccacctccacctccgccgcccccacccccgcccccgcccccttcctctccctctctctctctctctccttccctctcctccAGCGTTGCGGCGTGCTGGACGGGTCAGACTTCGGCCTCCTCATCGCGCGGTGGCTGCGGCATCGGCGCCCTCCACGCGAAACCCTAGGTGCCTCTTCCCGGCCACTGCCGGCTGCGGCGTAcctcctcttcctctcttcctctccctctccctctctctcctagggTGGCAGCGCTGCAGCAGGCCCCGACCGCGCCAGCTTCCCTGCGTCGCGCGCGTACATGGGCCCTAGCAGCGGGCGACGCGAGACCGGCCGGCCATGGCGTGACGCCCCTACCCATGCCGGCGTCGAGCCTCCCCAGCTTTGTTGCGGCCGTCGGCCGGGCCTCGCTGCTGGGAGCAGCCGGTGCGCTCTCCTTTGCgcaccctctctcttctcccgATGCGGCTTCCTATGGTGGGCGCCCCAGGTGCTGGTCGGCCTTGGCGGTGCCGCGGTTAGAACGTAGCACTCTCAGGTGTTCCCGTTTCCTCTTATTCTCTAATTTTGCTTTTCTCTCCATGATTTCTCGCCATATTGCCATGAATACATTCTCTAGGGTTTGGCCTATGCCTACTGCTGTGATGTTTGCCTTTTTACAGTGTATCAAACGTGCTATCTGTCCTTGGAATTTGTTTTCACTTATATATACATCTATTTTTACCCTGATGCTCGGTGCACGTGATGGAAATATTTTTTTTGCTGTATGGCCTGTGATGAAGATGAACTCTTATTTAACCTTACAAATGCGAAGCCCTCCCTGGGATTTGGATCTTTTGTTTCGTTTATGTCGAAGCTACTGTTTTTAGCCTGGTGCTCCATGCACGTGATGGAAATATTTTTTCCCCGTATGGCCTGTGATGAAAATGAACTCGGCGGCCAGCCCATCCACGTCTCCTAGAATTCTTTCATTGGACCACTTCAGCGACATGTCACCACCTGCTTTCCTGATTGGTACACCTTGGCCATCAAGATCCTGTGAGAGACGTGGCATTTTCCATTTACTTTGGTGCCTTGATACTCCAGGatcatggttaaatgatgattcaTAGATTTTTTTAGGCCGCTACAATTTGTCAAGGTTTCCTTCATCATATTATCTGCGGCCTTTGCCTTGCACCCTGTTTTTTCGCCTTTGTGGTTGTGCCTGTGCCCATGatcatggttaaatgatgattcatatatttctgaggcctctaaAATTTGTAAAGGTTTCCTTCATGATATTATCTGGGGCCATTGCCTTGCACCCTGTTTTTTCGCCTTTATGGTTGTGCCTGTGCTTTATGTGCCTCctccagttcctccttcattccatcttctcctttgtgcaggtgaatgagcaagagatgcttcaGGCCCGTGGTGCACGCATGGAGCTGGCCACACATGCCTAACCATCTAAGGGTTTGATGATCTACACATGTAACTGATTTGCAGTACTGACTTGATTTTATATAGCTTTCAGTTTCATTCAATGAAATTGCCCACATCTATTGTTGTGTTGTCGTCTCAGTAAAAGTTCTATTTTCCTGTTGGTGTGCCAAACCTAATATTTTTGGGTGAGCTAAAAGTTCTCCGCATATGATACAAATTCTTGAGAATATATGGTTAGCATGGGCTATAACAAATTTATTTATACATGCTTATGAAGAGTAGACTGATCTACTAATTAGTTTTCTCCTAGCAGAGTTCAACAATAATGCACTTACACATTCTGTGACGCTGTTATATAAATGCTTTGTCAACAAAATTAGCCTGAATTTGGTCCTATTCATTTGTGCAGCTCTGTGCAATTGATTTTTTCCTGCTACATCGGGGTTACTAATTTGATATAGTTTTGGATTTATGATTAGTTTTGGGTTCATTTTCACCCAGTCGTCGCATTATCTGTTGTTATGTAAGGTTTTCTCACATGCTATGCTAAACAGAGAATACATATCGCTAGATGACAATGCTCCTGAATATCAAATAGTGAAGAATTATACCATCGCTTTCCTGTCCTCAGGTTTTTTCTGCTATGAATACGGTGCACTCCTATGAACATGTTAGATTCGTACGGTACGTTCTTCGAAGTTTCAGTTTACATATGTTCACAGACCACCACTTCATACATGCATGTTTTTACCGCTAAAGAAATATATAGCCAAATTTGCTTAAAAAGGAATGTGTTAATTTCTAATAGTGATATGAGTGCAACAAACACATGCATCAATTTTGTCCATACTCTGTTTTTGATATATTCTGGGCAATTATTGCTATTTATTTAGAACTACGTCTTTGTGGTTACAAGTAgaaaaaaaactatatatattCCTTACAACTACATCTTCAATAGTTCCAACTTAATCTACTTGATTTACACTGGAGCATTTCTTTGTTCTCATGCTCGCTGCTTTCAGGCATGCATATGTTACTTCTTCCAATCATTGGGTGCTTAATGTATGTTTCCTGCACAGCCAAACTTTcagtatgttcatgtggaatttGTCCTTACATATTTTGGGTGCTTTTCTCATTATTTTGCTTGACATCTCTTTGATTTTATAGGCTGCAATTTAATTTGTGAATACATAATAGAATGCTGCACTGAATGGATGCATTCACAACCTCTATAAACTAAGTGGGTGCCTCAGAGTATTGCTCTTCAAACACCATGGGCCAATGTATCCACTTTGCGTCTTCACCTTATCCTTTCTGAGGTAACTATCGATCCTCTTGCAATCCTTTCGACTGATAACAAACTGCAATAATAGGGGGTACAAGTACTCTCCAATTTTTATCCCTACACACTCATTTTCTTTCTATGCTTGCTCTAGGTCATGCGCTCCAGATCCAAATTTGAGACTATCATGCATGTAGATTGAGACACTACTATATAGTCTGTAGCTTTCTTCATATTAGATTTGGTTTTTTTTGGCTACCCATCAAAGCAATGACATTCCGATAAGTCATTTTAGATTAACCTAATGAACATGACCTTATTCCACCTGATTCCACTAAATTCATTGTTCTTTTTAAATGAGAAAGCTGCAGATGATGATTGATTTTTTTATGCCTGTGTTGTTCTTCACTGAGATCTGTGGCTTTTTAGTACCAGAGAAAAAACTTGATTATGGATGTGACCATTAATGTCGATACACGCTATTCTCATTTTGATTGGGTATACATCTT
Above is a genomic segment from Miscanthus floridulus cultivar M001 chromosome 3, ASM1932011v1, whole genome shotgun sequence containing:
- the LOC136545129 gene encoding uncharacterized oxidoreductase At1g06690, chloroplastic-like → MITGALQVSGAGLPLLLVRRRRASFRPPQAVASNAAATTAREEGGKVALGGSGVAVTKLGVGAWSWGDTTYWNEFQWDDRKLKAAKGAFDASIDCGITFFDTAEVYGAGISGAINSESLLGRFIKERQQKEQVEVAIATKFAALPWRFGRGSVICALKASLDRLGVSSVELYQLHWPGIWGNEDYLDGLGDAVEQGLVKAVGVSNYSEKRLRDAYERLKKRGIPLASNQVNYSLIYRNPEENGVKAACDELGITLIAYSPIAQGALTGKYTPENPPKGPRGRIYTPEFLTKLQPLINRIKEIGGSYGRTSTQVVLNWLVCQGNVVPIPGAKNAEQAREFAGALGWSLTDEEVEELRSMAREVKPVIGFPVEKL